A single region of the Zonotrichia leucophrys gambelii isolate GWCS_2022_RI chromosome 9, RI_Zleu_2.0, whole genome shotgun sequence genome encodes:
- the DHX36 gene encoding ATP-dependent DNA/RNA helicase DHX36, translating into MSYEQRRDWGRGRGRGRGHGSDGGAAAASSAAGGGGGGRGRHPSHLKGREIGLWYARRQGQKSRDADRQQRAVVRMDERREEQIVQLLNSVQTKNDKEQEAMSWWSGDEEGPAPEQPAKVKPDAEKAPVRQIPTWEKTSLDLDVEFLCEKTEQDADLDEQLKEDLMKKRSDPRYIEMQRFREKLPSYGMREELVRLINSNRVTVISGETGCGKTTQVTQFILDDHIERGLGSTCRIVCTQPRRISAISVAERVAAERAESCGNGRSTGYQIRLQSRLPRKQGSILYCTTGIVLQWLQSDKHLSSISHVVLDEIHERNLQSDVLMSIIKDLLNVRQDLKVILMSATLNAEKFSEYFDHCPMIHIPGFTFPVVEYLLEDVIEKLRYTPEKTDRRLHWRRGFMQGHMSRPEKEEKEEIYRQQWPGYLRQLQGRYSASTISALEMMDDDKVDLDLIAALIRHIVLEEEDGAILVFLPGWDNISTLHELLMSQVMFKSDRFIIIPLHSLMPTVNQTQVFKKTPPGVRKIVIATNIAETSITIDDVVFVIDGGKIKETHFDTQNNISTMAAEWVSKANAKQRKGRAGRVQPGHCYHLYNGLRASLLDDYQLPEILRTPLEELCLQIKILRLGGIAYFLSKLMDPPSRDAVMLAINHLMELNALDRQEELTPLGVHLARLPVEPHIGKMILFGALFCCLDPVLTIAASLSFKDPFVIPLGKEKIADARRKELSKNSKSDHLTVVNAFTGWEEARSCGFRNEKDYCWEYFLSSNTMQMLHNMKGQFAEHLLAAGFVNSRNPKDPKSNTNSGNEKLLKAVICAGLYPKVAKIRPSFSKKRKMVKVCTKTDGSVNIHPKSVNVEETEFHYNWLVYHLKMRTSSIYLYDCTEVSPYCLLFFGGDISIQKDKDQDTIAVDEWIVFQSPEKIANLVKKLRKELDDLLQEKIESPHPVDWDDIQSRDTAVLTAIIDLITTQENEGVRNFAPRFQGERYS; encoded by the exons ATGAGCTACGAGCAGCGCCGTGACTGGGGCCGCGGtcgcggccggggccggggccacGGCAGCGatggcggcgccgccgccgcctcctccgcggcgggcggcggaggcggcgggcgGGGACGGCACCCCAGCCACCTGAAGGGCCGCGAGATCGGGCTGTGGTACGCCCGCAGGCAGGGCCAGAAGAGCCGGGACGCCGACCGGCAGCAG AGAGCTGTGGTGCGCATGGACGAGCGCCGGGAAGAGCAAATCGTGCAGCTGCTGAATTCTGTCCAGACTAAAAACGACAAAGAGCAAGAAGCCATGTCCTGGTGGTCTGGGGATGAAGAAGG ccctgctccagaaCAGCCTGCCAAAGTGAAACCAGATGCTGAGAAAGCTCCTGTGAGACAGATACCAACCTGGGAAAAAACATCCCTGGATTTGGATGTGGAATTCCTCTGTGAAAAAACCGAGCAGGATGCTGATTTAGATGAACAACTTAAAGAAGACTTAATGAAGAAGAGATCTGATCCCAGATATATTGAAATGCAG agaTTCCGAGAGAAGCTGCCCTCATACGGGATGAGAGAG GAGCTGGTGAGGCTGATCAACAGCAACCGCGTGACGGTGATCAGCGGCGAGACGGGCTGCGGCAAGACCACGCAGGTGACACAGTTCATCCTGGACGACCACATCGAGCGTGGCCTGGGCTCCACCTGCAGGATCGTGTGCACACAGCCCCGCAGGATCAGCGCCATCTCC GTGGCTGAGAGAGTGGCtgcagagagggcagagagctgtgGCAATGGCAGGAGCACGGGGTACCAGATCCGCCTGCAGAg CCGCTTGCCAAGGAAACAAGGTTCCATTTTGTACTGTACCACGGGAATTGTCCTGCAGTGGCTCCAGTCAGATAA GCACTTGTCCAGCATCAGTCATGTAGTTCTTGATGAAATCCATGAAAGAAATCTTCAATCAGATGTTTTAATGAGCATTATTAAAGATCTTCTGAATGTTCGGCAGGATCTGAAAGTCATACTGATGAGTGCTACTTTAAATGCAGAGAAGTTTTCCGAGTACTTTG ACCATTGCCCAATGATTCACATCCCTGGGTTCACTTTCCCAGTGGTGGAATATCTGCTTGAAGATGTCATTGAGAAGTTGAG GTACACCCCGGAGAAGACGGACCGCCGGCTGCACTGGAGGAGAGGCTTCATGCAGGGCCACATGAGCAGgccagagaaggaggagaaggaggagatcTACAGGCAGCAGTGGCCGGGTTACCtaaggcagctgcagggcag gtaTTCAGCAAGCACAATCAGTGCCTTGGAAATGATGGATGATGACAAGGTGGACCTGGACCTTATAGCAGCACTGATCAGACACATTGTGCTGGAAGAGGAG GATGGTGCAATTCTGGTGtttctgccaggctgggataaCATCAGCACTTTGCATGAGCTCTTGATGTCTCAAGTCATGTTTAAGTCAG ATAGGTTTATTATCATCCCTTTGCATTCACTGATGCCTACTGTTAACCAGACTCAG GTGTTCAAGAAGACCCCGCCAGGAGTCAGGAAAATTGTGATTGCCACCAACATTGCAGAAACCAG cATCACGATTGATGACGTGGTGTTCGTTATAGatggggggaaaataaaggagACTCACTTTGACACCCAGAACAACATCAGCACCATGGCTGCAGAGTGGGTCAGCAAAGCCAATGCCAAGCAGAGGAAGGGTCGAGCAGGAAG GGTTCAGCCAGGCCACTGTTACCATCTGTACAACGGGCTGCGTGCCAGCCTGCTGGATGATTATCAGTTACCAGAGATCCTGAGGACACCCTTGGAAGAACTCTGCTTACAAATCAAG atccTGAGGCTTGGTGGAATTGCCTATTTTCTGAGCAAACTGATGGACCCCCCCTCTCGTGATGCTGTGATGTTGGCCATAAATCACCTCATGGAGCTG AATGCTCTggacaggcaggaggagctgactCCCCTGGGTGTGCACCTGGCACGGCTGCCCGTGGAGCCACACATCGGGAAGATGATCCTGTTTGGAGCCTTGTTCTGCTGCCTGGACCCCGTGCTGACCATTGCAGCCAGCCTCAGCTTCAAGGACCCTTTTGTCATCCCTCTG GGCAAAGAGAAAATCGCAGATGCAAGAAGAAAGGAGCTGTCAAAGAACTCGAAAAGTGACCATCTGACTGTGGTGAATGCCTTCACT GGCTGGGAAGAGGCTCGGAGCTGTGGTTTCAGGAATGAGAAGGACTATTGCTGGGAATATTTCCTGTCCTCAAATACCATGCAG ATGCTGCATAACATGAAAGGGCAGTTTGCTGAGCATCTCCTTGCAGCTGGATTTGTGAATAGTAGAAACCCCAAGGATCCCAAATCTAACACCAACTCAG GTAATGAGAAGCTGCTCAAAGCAGTCATCTGTGCTGGCCTCTACCCCAAAGTGGCAAAGATCCGGCCCAGCTtcagcaaaaagagaaaaat gGTGAAAGTTTGCACCAAGACAGATGGATCAGTCAATATCCATCCCAAATCAGTGAATGTGGAGGAGACAGAGTTCCATTATAACTGGCTGGTGTACCATTTGAAGATGAGGACCAGCAGT ATTTACCTGTATGATTGTACGGAGGTGTCTCCATACTGCCTCTTGTTCTTTGGAGGGGATATATCCATTCAGAAGGATAAGGACCAGGACACCATCGCTGTGGATGAGTGGATTGTTTTCCAGTCTCCAGAAAAAATAGCAAACTTGGTCAAG AAACTGCGAAAAGAACTGGATGACCTTCTACAAGAGAAAATAGAAAGCCCCCATCCCGTGGACTGGGACGAcatccagagcagggacacagcggTGCTGACGGCGATCATAGACTTGATCACCACGCAGGAGAACGAGGGCGTGCGGAACTTCGCGCCGCG